From the genome of Sinanaerobacter sp. ZZT-01:
TATCGTTTCTCCCGGTGCGGTCGCTACCTTGGCAACTTCCCTTAGCTCTTCCTCTTTTATTTTTTTAATCCCCATCTCTTTTAAGGTAATTGGAAGTCCAACCGACACACAGAATTCAAGCACTTCATATAACTCATCCTCTGGCACATTCTCCATTACAAGCTGCACTATCGTTCCAAATGCAACCTTTTCGCCGTGGTACAAGTGGTGACACGCTTCCAGCACAGTAAAACCATTATGAATGGCATGTGCCGCAGCTAATCCCCCGCTCTCAAATCCAATTCCACTCAAATAGGTATTTGCTTCCACGATCGCTTCTACCGCCGGAGTAACCACTTGATTTTCTGCTGCTAATTTTGCATGGTAACCTTCTTCAATCAAAGTTTCATAACAGAGCGTTGCCAATGCGAAAGCGGACTTTGTCGGGTAAAGCCCCGCCATATTTTTTGCATTGGACCGCTTCGCTGCCCTTGCTTCAAAATAAGTTGCCAGCGCATCCCCCATGCCAGAAACCAAGAATCTTGCCGGAGATTTTGAAATTACCTCCGTGTCCATAATAACAATTTCCGGATTTTTCGGAAGCACTAAGTATTCCTCAAAGGTTCCGTCCTCCGTGTAAATTACAGAAAGCGCACTGCAAGGAGCATCGGTCGATGCAATCGTCGGTATGATGACAACCGGAAGCTTTAAATAGTGTGCCACCGCCTTTGCGGTATCAAGCAGCTTTCCACCACCGACCCCAATCACACAATCACAATTCTCCATCTTGCACATTCCCATTAAACGGTTGATTTCTGTTTTGCAGCATTCACGATTA
Proteins encoded in this window:
- a CDS encoding glycerol dehydrogenase, with protein sequence MGKIIMSPSKYIQANGALKELKRYTEDFGKRFFILATDSGLERTQESIESSFRGTDKEISFAVFNRECCKTEINRLMGMCKMENCDCVIGVGGGKLLDTAKAVAHYLKLPVVIIPTIASTDAPCSALSVIYTEDGTFEEYLVLPKNPEIVIMDTEVISKSPARFLVSGMGDALATYFEARAAKRSNAKNMAGLYPTKSAFALATLCYETLIEEGYHAKLAAENQVVTPAVEAIVEANTYLSGIGFESGGLAAAHAIHNGFTVLEACHHLYHGEKVAFGTIVQLVMENVPEDELYEVLEFCVSVGLPITLKEMGIKKIKEEELREVAKVATAPGETIFNMPFEVTAESVYAAIIAADAIGRDFI